The nucleotide sequence AGTAGGTTTCACCTGGTACACTATATGTGTTATTAAACTTCTGCCTCTCCTCAAACAGCATCTGAGggtgaaagacagagaagagaggTGATGTCTGAGTCCCACCAGGTCATGGTGGTCTCTTTAGGGCCACTGCTGCTGGGACAGAACAACACTGAACTGGAAGCCAGTGCATGTGTGAAACCGAAGACAAGTGCGTCCTGCACAGAGCAAAGCTATAGTTAGTGTGGTGGAACGACGGCAATACTTGAATTAAATGGGTTTTCTCTGTTCCTCAGTGTTTCAGGTGACGGTGTATATGCTCTCTGGTGTTTGTGCCACCCTGCTATTGATCCTGCTGTTCACTGTATGGTCAtgcatcagaaaagcagaagcCAGACGCACAACAAGCTTGTGATACACAAGTTGAAAGTGAACAATCTCAATAAAACAATTCACTGTAAATGCAAACTTGTTATGGTACTGTGTAATTTTAAGGAGCGAGTGCTCCGACCCTGGTGTGACCGTTCCAGCGTAAAGTTATTAGTCATAAAATCCACAGCTGTAGTCGATCACTTCtagcagtttgttttttgtaaatcaaGCCAAAAGTGATCCTGCATGTCACCTTTAATACTTTGTTACCAACAAATGTTTTCCCAAATGTCTTATGAGCTGCTGGTAATTAAATGGTCATGAAAAGTTAATCAGAATAAGTTTATTAACAACAAAATGCTCAGGTTTATAATGTAACTAAACCCAATCTGTGAAATTAGCCTAGAAAAAGTAGACTCAATAAGGTCTGAACTTTCTCTGTGCCCTCAGCAGAGATATTCTCTGTTTATCCTCCTCGAACTTTTTCCTTAGTTCAGCAATATCTgaaagggggaaaaacaaaatgcagttaATTTCCTTCAAACAATAGCATCTTTCAATctggaccttattttcccatgttgtgtctgattttttttaattggtcCAATATTGAGCGAGACAGGGTTCAACATAATCCTCTGCATCCTGTCAAAGTgtgtccactaaagtgcttgtttttgtcactgaTAGGCTCAGgttgttgtgtatttttaccTCTACCTATTGTGACTTTAGTgtgtttaaccctttaaaacaccaaacTAACCAATAGCAGCAGTAGACCAGAAATTCCCGTGTTCTGTGAGTTATAAttgctgtttttatcaatagagtctggtggctttgacaagagTGATAgagcgactgtttctggttaaacaaaaaccTATAAGCCTGTCTCTGACGaggcaatattgtccacaaggattacattgcagccctgttttgctGCATCTGACTGCAGTGCGATTGCTCAACActggacctttttttttttttttaatggtcaCACAATCATGAAAAAATAGGGTCTAGGTTGAAAGATActgaagttaccctttaagGGCAAATATAGCCTGCAGATGAAGAAAACAATAAACCAAACTGGCAACTTAcgttctttctgtgtgtttctgtgttgccAGGTGTAGAAGTTCATGAGctccttcctctttttcttccctctctctttctgtagaGCCCTCTGGTTGGCTGCCTCACTGTGGGGGCGGGCCTTGGTACCCTTGTGTCCTCTTGTGACTTTCACCCAGCCCTCTTCATCCTCTTGTTGCTGCTCAGCCTCCTTCTTCAGCCTCTTTGCATGCtgtgacaaagaaaacaaacccaAGTGGAAGTCATGTGCACTGTTTGGGTGGGTGAGGGTGGAGAAAGAGCTGCAGAACTCTCACCTCCTCTTTCCGCTTGTCGTAGTCCACCATGAAGGAGTCGACTATTTGTTGCAGCTTGTCCGGCTGAATAAAACACTCTGTGTACTGCTGAATCCATTCTGGCATAAGAAAGCGCAACACATAACATGAATGTGTCATACAATTTCTGCGTGTGTGATCAACAAGGACGTGGCTCACACTGAAATTGCAATACCAGGTTCATATTTAATAGAATTAAtgcaaagcaacacaaaaacagcCATGAAGTGAGAAAATAATATTAGATTttgcattaataaaaacaaaaactcactCTGTACTCCTGTCCTCACTGGATGCTTCTCTGTGCTGACCACCAGCGGCACATTATGTGGGTGTGATTTAGCTGCTGTCAAACTGGAGGAGTTTTGGAACACAATGTAGCCCATTTTGAAACCCTGGAAGGGACAGAGAAAACAGTGGTAAAATAATGACCTGAAATATAATGTACATGTTAAATACAGTTAATGTTTGCTTGTGGTGTTACAGAAGAAAAAAGTCAgctgtagagctgcaacaattactcgattagttgtcaactatatTTTGAGAATCATTTGTGATATGTCCAAATTCTCTGAtatcagcttctcaaatgtgaatattttctcgTTTCTTTACTCTTCTAGGACAGGGGCTTAACAGGACATTTGAAGtcgtcatcttgggctttaggaaacactgatcaacatctTTCACCAAagaactaatcgattaatcatgaaaataatttaattaatttaagaagAATGCTGTATGCAGCCTTGCTCAGCAGCAGTAAGGACCAACCTGTTTTTCAGCTGGTTTAAAGAACTTGGAAAGCTTGGGTCCAGACTCCTCAAAGGAGCCCGGGTGGTCTCTCAGCTCCACGGTCTGAACACAGCCGAACTGCGAGAACAACTCTTTGACAACAccctgaaacaaaaacagcaccGCAGGTCTGCAACACTTAGTAGTCTGAATTTGTATGAGGAGAAAATAATTATATGATTAACATGTCGTCTAGACCAGACAGTGAGACATTCATTGAGTATAAACTATACCTGTGAGCAGTATGGAGGGATGTTGAGCACGAACAGAGTCCGGTCCAGTGGTCTGTGAGAACTCTTCTCAGCTCGGACTCTGTGCTCTTTCACATACAGCTTGTGCTGTGCAACGCTGTCGGAGCTAAACTGTAAGGGCAGTACTGcgaagagagaaaggaaaacacaaaataacctAAAGACAACACGTCACTCTGTATCAGTAACCCCCGAGCGATCCCTGGCTAACAGGCAGAAGAGGGCTACAGATCAATAACCACCCACACCGCgtaaaatgacaacaaacacTTCTGACCGAGAACAAATCAGTATGCTAGCGAGAGGctgaaattattattgttaacttAGCCAATTATTACCCGTAAAACCTCCAGGAATAACACAAGGCTGGCTACTGGCATGTTTCTTCTTGGACGGCGCCATCTTGTTGTGACCTTTCACACCGGAAGTACAACTAAAACCAAGTACGTAATTTTTTCTACAGAAACACAACACCACTAAAATTGAAACGACGGCGtataaaactaaattaattagACATATACTGTAATGTAAGCGTGTAATGGAAAATAATCAGATACCATTATTAACATATTGCACAGTTTTTCTATTTTAAGAATTTCCAAACGCAGCCAGTTCACCATAAATTGTCTTATAAGATCTCGTTATTTTTACATAAAGATTACAGTGAGAAAACAGTGCTACATTAGCATTTCTAGCACGAGCATAAATGAAGGATTTACTTAGAAGGTCTGTTGCCAAATGTTCACATAAGGAAGTCAGTAATTTTTGTTGTAATTGGTTATAAGGTAAGCACAACTATTCAGCTTAATTCAACACTGAAactttataaaatatacaaatacacatatAGTAAATATGTAACATATTGAGTTCCATGTCcaaaaataaaagggaaatCTAAGTAGCGTAATCTAAATTTATTAGCCAATTAAATCAGGCTTCTAATAAATTCAAATTGTCATAGCCCTTGAGAAGCTGATGTATAATTGCATTACTAGTCTGAAGTTTTGAGAAAGCCTGCATGCTGAAGGTATATGACATTGACCTCTAGAAAAACACCATCATATTGCAGACTGGAAAGAGGAGCCTCAGACAACATCTACAAAGCTTAATATTTAATGGAGACATTTCACAGACAGATCTGACTTCGCTAATCTTTTCTTGACTGACCTACGGAGAAAGCAACCGAAAGTAATTTACAGTCCTTGAACATAAATCGAATGTAATGTGTACTAGAAAGAATTAAACATATACAGCTTCAAAACTGGATAACCATGTAAAAACAGTGTCAAACGGCGCACACAAGAATCTGGATGAAACAAGCATGTTGAAAACAACTAAAATATCAACATAATATGactgtttttgaaaaatggttGATTAAAATGGTATATTAGTGTTTGTCCATCCCTGATTTACtcacacaagtgttttcagttattttgacTCATAAGACCTCTTCTCAGATTAAAGTTATGGAAACTTCTGGTGAGGATTTGCTGAGGACAATTGCCTGTCCTGCCTAATCAGGTAGATATGTTATCTACTGCAGTCTGTActtccctttaaaaaaaaaacaaaaacaaaacaaaaaaaagttacagacaataaaactgaacacacctgtgtgcgtgtgggccTTAAACATAACACATCTCTTAGTAATGACAATGCTGCTCAGTGTCTGTCAATTAGTCTCCTTTTTTTGGGGACTCTGGGTTGTAGGTAGAGTTAAACTGgagtattaaaaaaaaccctcaacaTATCCAAATGGGCTGCCGTTTAattgacaaaaaagaaaagaaagcccTACACATCCAGGTTCATTTGGCATCCCCCAACACATTggattaaaacaacaaatcacatAACTTCTTTCCATCAGTTGATCTTAGGAAAAAACTGGTGACATTCGGTTaccacaaaaccaaaaacaagatAATGCATATCCATGAATGTCACGTTCAAAGAAGTCATGTAtatcaaatgtgtaaaaatgagTTTCATATGAGAAAATGCAGACTGCCTGCTGTCACGGTGATAAACACAGTTTGTATGTGAACACTGAGAATGCAGTAATATGTTCATGAACAGTGTATTCACACTAGACATGAGCTATATCTTGATGCGAAAGGCGGTGGCCTGTGAGCTGGGCGGCTCAGTGGTAGAGGTGGACTGTGCAGTGGACTTGAACAGAGCTTTGAGGATGGTCTGGGGGTCCACTTCTGGAGTGGGCTGAGAGGAGGCTCGCTGACCGGCTGGGCGAGACAAGGAGGGGGGCAGACCGTCTTTCTTTGTACTGCTGCCTATGCCTGGAGTGTCACTAAGCCTCCTGTAGGAgtgaaggagagacagagatgtcACATTTCCTGAAGAACTTAAAAATAATAGCTGCAATCATTATGCAAAAAGCATGGATAGCGTAAGCCAGAAACACAGCAACAGCTAATGGCATTCACATTTCAATGGGAAGCTCGCTTAATTGCATTACATTTTGGAGCAATTTACTGTGAACAGTACATCCATAGTTTAGACAAAATAATCCAATAACCAAAAGTGAGTAAGTGCTTCATAAAAGGCAGCTCAATTTAGCCCTGAATCACTTGTGAAACACTCAAATGCTTGTTCAAGAGTGAGTAAATCCTGCCTGGATAATCACTAGGCCTGCGTGATacggtttaaaaaaaaaataaaaaattcagtgattattttgacagaaGTCACGATTTGTGATGTGATTCACAATTAGTGGGAGTGATATTTTTTCCATCACAATATTTCATTTCACTGAATGATAACTGTATGACATTTATTAGGGCCTGTACCGAAAAACACGTTTTCTTACATCTGGAGAACAAGGACAAGAAGGCCGGGGCATCTCTGCACAACTACAGCACTTCATTACAATGCATTTTTGCCACACATTAGACATTCATCAAGAAGTTGCAGCTTCTGCAATTCTGATATTGGCAGATGGCCATATTGCAATTTGATAATATTTCAATTAACTATGTAGCCCTAATAGTCTTTGCTTAAGTACTTGCAGGGGATTCTTTGCAAATTTAAGAGAAGCAATGCTACTATCctttatacttaaaataattaaatgcttAAAGGCTAACATGACTTTCAGTCACTCAGGGTTGAGACAAATTACAACTCATAGGAAATATGCGACATTAAGTGTGAGCTCACACTCAGTTACAGATTCATTTGAAATTAAGAGATAAAGCCTTGCAGGCTCACTTACAATAGAATGGGCTGATCAGACGTGATGACATTTCCCTGAATATGGAGGTTACACTTCATGGGCTGGCCTGAGGGTGGACAagaaataaaatttatatttaaaaataaaaaacagatgaTGCACAGAATCAATCAAACTATCAATCTGGTTAATGGCCATCTCAGTGATGCTGACTACATCTAACTTGGCTAATCTTCATTTCAACATAAACACTTTGTTTTACAAACATATACAATGATGACTCTAACTTGCAACCTTCATACTAGTAGTCACTGACCAACATGCAAAATAGAAGCCAGTGCCCAAAACCCAGAGAGCCATTTGATGTGTGTGCGTCCTTGTTACTGGCACTCACCGTCCAGGCAGCGATTGTTGTACTTCCTGTATGCACTCACAGCGTCGTCTTTGCGCACAAAAACCACTTCAGCTACGCCCACCTTCACCAGCCGGGCTCGCTTCAAGGCCCCGCACACACAGAACAGTTCCTGAACAAACAGATGGggagtacaaacacacacagaatgtgTCATCACAGCGCTGCAGCACTTGGCACACCGTCGAATATCAAGCATAACAAAACTGTTACTGCCGATCAGTGTGATTTACTTACAACTATGTCTTCCTCAGTGACCCGGGGATGCAGGTTGTTCACTGTGATTTTTGTCCCCTCCAGAGGACTGAAAGCAGGCTaggaagaaacaaaacaccacatGATCAAGCACATGCAATTAAAATGGCTGACACGCATGCCAGCATGCTGGTAAGGTTAACATGTCAAATTGCCTGATAATCCTAAAATGAATTACTAGGGTGAGCACCAAAAACTGACAGGCGATCAGCATCCAGATCCGCTATTTTATTGTGACGGAGGAGGCATAGAGGGAGTAAAAGTAAAGTAGAGGACTGGGTTCAATTCCTAGCGTGGAAAAATATtcatacaatataaaatattattttctaaCATAGGTGTCTTTGATATGATGAGTTACTTAAGAGCTTATCTACAAAAGGTTAGCAATAGCTAATGTTATCGCTTACGAAATTATAAAATCTGGGGTCTGCTTAGTGAAGTATGGTTAGCCAAGGGAGTCTTTGATAAATAATCTGAAGCATGCAACACTACGACTAACAGCTTTCAGTGTAAGCATTTCTAATTAACATTAAATGGCTTACTAAACTATCAATCAACCTTAACCTGGTTGGTGTCTCTCAATAGGCTCAATTTGAAATGTATGTATCtaacataaatacatattatGCTGAATAATAATATTAGGTGAAGATGCGCTACAAAAGGTGGGGAAGGAGGGCATCCTGAGCTACTGATGCAAGCAGGAATATTCACCTGTGGGGGAGTAGGAGCTGTTGTGCTGCTTTCTGCTGGGCTCTGCTGGAGAGTCCTGGAGACTGGTTGCAAGGCAGCAGGTGAGGACCGAGCAGCAGCCATGCTGGTGCTGGGCCGGGTGGGAGCCACAGGGACGGGAGGACGTGGGGCCGTGTAAGCATCATTTTTAACCACTTTAGTGATTGGGGCTGACATGGAGAATGAAGAGCCTGCTGCACTGGACTGTAAGAAATACAGGATTGGAAAGAAGAGTAAAATTTCATGGGGGAGACGGACACTGGATGTGCAGTAATTTTAAGTATGTGTTTGAGTCCCTGTTGATTCAGACGGTATGGAAGATCAGGTCAGCTGTCATGAAGCAGCTCTTACCCGTGACTGTAGCATACTATTAGCCGTAGTGATCTTCATTTGTTTACTGGGAATGCCATCATGCTCATTTGACACAGGCTGTGGGAGACAAAATATTCCATCTTAGTACCATGTTTCACAGTCTAAACCATTATACAAGGCTTTGTCATGTTTAAAAatggcaacaacaaaaaaaaaagagctctACCTGTGTAGCTGCACGTATTCCACTTAACATCCCTACTGGACGTTGCTGTAAAAAGAGGCATCAAACGTCAAAGGACAGTAAGCGTGTCAGTGTGCAGTTACACTTCAAcaagtatatatacacatgcaaTGATTGTTAAAGAACAAAGAAACTCATTTTAACCTCACCTGGATGGTCTTGGTTATTTTCAGGGGTACTTCAGCAgctgcctgtgtctgtgtgcctcCAATGCTCCTCTTGAGGCTCAGCCTATCGCGAGCATCCATCATTCTCTTATTATTGCTCAGCTGTGGCGTTACGTTGCCCCTCACACCAAGTCCTTGTACATTAGGGGCAAAGTGCCTCGTGTTCACACCGGCAGGATTGTTGGTGTGTATCTGTATCTGCGGCACGAGTGTCTGGCTCTGTTGCTGGTGCGTTACTGCTGTCTTTTGAATGGTCTGTGCAGGAACACTGAACTGATTCAGCCCCTGTTTACGGGAGTTGATCATCTGACGAGCATCTTGCACTCCccctgctgctcctgctcctcctcctcttccgcGTATTTTGAAGCGAGCATCTTTCTGACCCAGCTTTTCTCTGGCATCTTTCACTTGAAACGCTGAGGGGAGACAGGAATAAGATGGCGACTTAGTATTCATTTCCAAAACATAAACTTCACTACTGATTTTTTACTGAATATCATTTCACCAAAAGGAAGGATCCTGAtcaagtatttttatttgtctagGAAATAATAGTGACCCTTACCTGttgctgctcctgctcctcctccaagCCGCTGTCTGACATCATTAACTCCAATCTTCTGCCGGGCATCAAAGCTCTTGCCGATGCCTCCTGCTCCCCGTCCAAACATGGGTCTAAGAGAAAAAAGAAGCTTCTTTAAGTTCATCAATGGTACTCTACTTGTATATATTCTATCCATTAATCTCAtatcttttaaatatttttatatttacatagttttatgttttgttgcgCACCTCGCCGTCAAAACAAATCCCTTGCATGTGTATAAACATCTTGGCAGTAAATCCGATTCTGACTGGAGTGCTCAGTCAATCAATCGATATTTTTTACGTTCCCAAAATATTATGCAAGTTTTAAATATATTGGGAGTTACACTTACAAAGTAAATTATTTcctttaataattattatagattTATTTTCCCCCACACACAGTGCAGAAGGAATGCGCTCAATGTTTGCTTATTGGACTTAATTTGAGAATATAATATCTTCTGTTCTTTCTCACACAGTGGATGGACAATATCAAGACGTTCTAAACATGAATGTGGACAAGGCACCACCCTAATATAACCATATTTGTTCAATACGTGGGAGCAAAAACCTGTTTTGCTGCCAACATAAATATTAGCTTGCtgactaacgttagctaacctGAAGCCTGGCGAGTGAAGCTACAAACATCAGCAAACTGGTCGCAGGTCCTGAAGTTTCTGCTAGTAAACATGCAAGTTTGGTTAGAAAACGGGAGTTAGTTGAAAAATCAATCACGCTTTCCAAATTTAGCAATGAATGGCTTCAGGCGTAAAGGCCTAACGTTAAGTAGCAGCTACTACTACTAGCCTCGCGTTTACAATGTACTCGCTTCTGGCTGCAAtgggctaacgttagcctacgcTGGTAAAATAGCTACAAACATCTCTCAATTCTAGTTTAGCTTTTAGAAATGCTACTACACGTTGGCACATCGTTAATGAACGTACATCCATCAATGCATTGATAGTTTAAATACCGTTTAGCTGGTGCCTTGAGATGAATACCGCGCTGTCGTATCACTTCATCCAAAGAGACGTCTGCCATTTTCTCAAACTGTCTCACAGCGCATGCGTGCATGAGAAGTTTTAGCTGTGGATACGGGAGCCGAAAAGAGTCAGAATGCAAAGTGGCTGTCGGGTGTgatatgtttatttctttgattttaTATCTTTTGTGTCATGATCGtgatattaaaattttaaaatacacactGATGGAATTTTGAAACACACAGACTACACTGATTAAGAAAGTAACCGTTGTCTCGTCACAAACGAATCATCTGTGATCGATTACTCTTGACAAAATGCAACTCCCGTACGTGCCTCGGTACCCATGAGCCTTTGCGCCACATTGTCAAAACAAGTACAGTGATCTTGAGCAACATATATCGTTTACAATcataaaaacactgtttaacaTTATATTCACACCAACTATTATTCAAGACACACACGCAACTGTTGGTAGGAACTAAAATGAACTACTGTCAGTGATCTTTGGTTGGCACCGTAGCAGAGAACACCTGGGCACTGTGTCTATGTCGGTCTTCGGCAAACGACTGGTTATGCCTTAAACTGATGAGTAAGGAAAATAACGACGCGGGGTGACGCCCGTGTCCTCGTGCAACTTACGAGATCAATTTTTGAAAGGGTAAAGGTCTGCCTGCTGAGGTGACTTGCCTACTTCGCGAGATGCCTCGTGGGACTAGGACCTTCCCCGACTCCCATAACTGTTAAAAACAAGACGAACTATTATTCGCGAGACAGAACCGACGTTAGGCGTGATGTGATTAGTAATGGAGAGTAACTGTATTCAGATGTTGGATCTGTCACATGGATCTAGCTACACATAGTCTGTATAAAAAGGGTCTACCTCACTATTAGAaacatgtaatatatatatagggGATTTAACGCAATGTCACAACAGCTTTAAAAGTACAGCACATAAGTTAGTtgaacaacatttattttaaatatgtaatttacGGGACTGTTGATTTGTATTGAATTGAAATCCTGAACcctaatataatttaataagtTTACATATAAAGcttagttttttgtttgttacaaATATTTGGCATGAGAATCAAAcatcaaaacaagaaaaactcGAAGTCCCAGAATGCAGTAGGGCAGATCCGAAGTGCTGGGTCGATGTACTCTCGCTGTTCATCGCCGCTGCCTCACGTCGCTGCTGTCGCGCGGATCCGTTAGCAGCAGAGAAGAGAAATGGCTGCAGCTCTGTCCCGTGCTCTCAAACTGCCCGGTAAGATGCGCTACACGCTTTTCATCCacacagatagatagatgaaaCATTTCAGCTGACATTTTACTGAAACCATCCTCATGTGTTTGGAGGAGGTGGTCTGTGAGGGTCCTGTACTGCTGCGGCTGCTCTGCTCTCATACACAGTTGATTCATTTGATGCGCTGTCTCTCAGACAGTCAGCATCTGTGTCATGTCGTCCCAGATTAAAGGACGTGTTTTCCAAAGGATGTAGTTTAAGACAGATGtgggtttctgtgtgtgcgGAGGAGCAGCGCATCTTTCCGTTGTCTTCTGCCTTTCAGCTAGCTGCTAGCTAATGTTCAGCCACCATATACTGAGCTGCTGTTGGACAGTAAACAAGCAAAGCGTATTATAAA is from Micropterus dolomieu isolate WLL.071019.BEF.003 ecotype Adirondacks linkage group LG02, ASM2129224v1, whole genome shotgun sequence and encodes:
- the rrp7a gene encoding ribosomal RNA-processing protein 7 homolog A, with protein sequence MAPSKKKHASSQPCVIPGGFTVLPLQFSSDSVAQHKLYVKEHRVRAEKSSHRPLDRTLFVLNIPPYCSQGVVKELFSQFGCVQTVELRDHPGSFEESGPKLSKFFKPAEKQGFKMGYIVFQNSSSLTAAKSHPHNVPLVVSTEKHPVRTGVQKWIQQYTECFIQPDKLQQIVDSFMVDYDKRKEEHAKRLKKEAEQQQEDEEGWVKVTRGHKGTKARPHSEAANQRALQKERGKKKRKELMNFYTWQHRNTQKEHIAELRKKFEEDKQRISLLRAQRKFRPY
- the poldip3 gene encoding polymerase delta-interacting protein 3 isoform X2; the protein is MFGRGAGGIGKSFDARQKIGVNDVRQRLGGGAGAATAFQVKDAREKLGQKDARFKIRGRGGGAGAAGGVQDARQMINSRKQGLNQFSVPAQTIQKTAVTHQQQSQTLVPQIQIHTNNPAGVNTRHFAPNVQGLGVRGNVTPQLSNNKRMMDARDRLSLKRSIGGTQTQAAAEVPLKITKTIQQRPVGMLSGIRAATQPVSNEHDGIPSKQMKITTANSMLQSRSSAAGSSFSMSAPITKVVKNDAYTAPRPPVPVAPTRPSTSMAAARSSPAALQPVSRTLQQSPAESSTTAPTPPQPAFSPLEGTKITVNNLHPRVTEEDIVELFCVCGALKRARLVKVGVAEVVFVRKDDAVSAYRKYNNRCLDGQPMKCNLHIQGNVITSDQPILLRLSDTPGIGSSTKKDGLPPSLSRPAGQRASSQPTPEVDPQTILKALFKSTAQSTSTTEPPSSQATAFRIKI
- the poldip3 gene encoding polymerase delta-interacting protein 3 isoform X1, with product MHACAVRQFEKMADVSLDEVIRQRGIHLKAPAKRPMFGRGAGGIGKSFDARQKIGVNDVRQRLGGGAGAATAFQVKDAREKLGQKDARFKIRGRGGGAGAAGGVQDARQMINSRKQGLNQFSVPAQTIQKTAVTHQQQSQTLVPQIQIHTNNPAGVNTRHFAPNVQGLGVRGNVTPQLSNNKRMMDARDRLSLKRSIGGTQTQAAAEVPLKITKTIQQRPVGMLSGIRAATQPVSNEHDGIPSKQMKITTANSMLQSRSSAAGSSFSMSAPITKVVKNDAYTAPRPPVPVAPTRPSTSMAAARSSPAALQPVSRTLQQSPAESSTTAPTPPQPAFSPLEGTKITVNNLHPRVTEEDIVELFCVCGALKRARLVKVGVAEVVFVRKDDAVSAYRKYNNRCLDGQPMKCNLHIQGNVITSDQPILLRLSDTPGIGSSTKKDGLPPSLSRPAGQRASSQPTPEVDPQTILKALFKSTAQSTSTTEPPSSQATAFRIKI